A stretch of the Archangium violaceum genome encodes the following:
- a CDS encoding cellulase family glycosylhydrolase, which produces MSRQIHHADPRHVWFWWRKLLTTATSAVLIAALSVLAPIRAAHAADGGFHIVNGRLLDANGNDFIIRGISHPHAWYPQRTSSFADIKVVGANSVRVVLSGGRWSVNTASDVANVISLCKQNRLICVLENHDTTGYGEASDAYSLSQAVDYWLSIRSALVGQEAYAIINIGNEPYGNTNPTAWVAAIIDAIQRLRAAGLTHTLMIDGPNWGQDWSNTMRDNAQTIWEADPLRNSIFSIHMYGVYNTPSKVKAYLDSFTSRGLPILVGEFGWYHSDGDPDEVTITEHTTSLGLGYIGWSWSGNGGGVEYLDMVTNFNPASRTDWGNWLITSANGLEATSVEASVFEGGGDTQRPTAPGNLEATGTTSSSVSLAWSASTDNVAVTGYDVYRGSARVATLPSSMLSYTDTGLSANTTYKYTVYARDAAGNVSEASNTVSATTQSSGGGTDGCTATYKLDNEWGTGFGATVTVTNTGTTATKGWTISWTFGGNQQITNMWNATPTQSGASVTVRNMSYNGVIQPGSSTTFGFQAAYSGSNTSPTLTCTVN; this is translated from the coding sequence ATGTCCCGACAGATTCACCACGCTGATCCCCGTCATGTCTGGTTCTGGTGGCGAAAGCTCCTCACCACCGCGACAAGCGCCGTGCTGATTGCCGCGCTCTCCGTCCTCGCGCCCATCAGGGCCGCCCATGCCGCGGACGGTGGCTTCCATATCGTCAACGGCCGGCTCCTCGACGCGAACGGCAACGACTTCATCATCCGCGGTATCAGCCACCCGCACGCATGGTACCCGCAGAGGACCAGCTCGTTCGCTGACATCAAGGTGGTGGGGGCCAACAGCGTCCGCGTCGTGCTGAGCGGTGGCCGGTGGTCGGTCAACACGGCCAGCGATGTGGCGAACGTCATCTCGCTCTGCAAGCAGAACCGGCTCATCTGCGTGCTCGAGAACCACGACACGACGGGCTATGGGGAGGCGAGTGACGCCTACAGCCTCTCTCAGGCCGTCGACTACTGGCTGAGCATTCGCAGTGCGCTCGTTGGCCAGGAGGCCTATGCCATCATCAACATCGGCAATGAGCCGTATGGCAACACCAATCCCACGGCGTGGGTTGCGGCGATCATTGATGCGATCCAACGCCTGCGCGCTGCTGGGCTGACGCACACCTTGATGATTGACGGGCCGAATTGGGGGCAGGACTGGTCCAACACCATGCGGGACAACGCCCAGACGATCTGGGAGGCCGACCCGCTGCGCAACTCCATCTTCAGCATCCACATGTACGGCGTCTACAACACCCCATCGAAGGTAAAGGCCTACCTCGACTCGTTTACCAGCCGTGGCCTGCCCATCCTCGTCGGCGAGTTCGGGTGGTACCACTCCGACGGAGATCCGGATGAGGTGACAATCACGGAGCACACCACGTCGCTGGGTCTCGGCTACATAGGCTGGTCGTGGAGCGGCAACGGAGGTGGCGTCGAATACCTCGACATGGTCACCAACTTCAACCCGGCCAGCCGCACGGACTGGGGCAACTGGCTCATCACGAGTGCCAATGGCCTCGAGGCCACCTCCGTCGAGGCCTCGGTTTTCGAGGGAGGTGGCGACACGCAGCGCCCGACCGCGCCCGGCAACCTGGAGGCGACAGGTACGACGTCGAGCAGCGTGTCGCTCGCGTGGAGCGCCTCGACCGACAACGTCGCGGTGACCGGTTACGATGTCTACCGAGGGTCCGCCCGCGTGGCGACGCTCCCCAGCAGCATGCTGTCGTACACGGACACGGGGCTGTCTGCGAACACGACCTACAAATACACGGTGTATGCGCGTGATGCCGCTGGGAACGTGAGCGAGGCGTCCAACACCGTTTCCGCGACGACCCAGTCCTCCGGGGGAGGAACCGACGGCTGCACGGCGACCTATAAGCTCGATAACGAGTGGGGCACCGGCTTCGGCGCCACCGTGACGGTGACGAACACCGGGACCACCGCGACCAAGGGCTGGACGATCAGCTGGACCTTCGGTGGCAACCAGCAGATCACCAACATGTGGAACGCCACGCCGACCCAATCCGGCGCGAGCGTCACGGTGCGGAACATGAGCTACAACGGTGTCATCCAGCCAGGGAGCAGCACGACCTTCGGATTCCAGGCGGCGTATTCCGGTTCCAATACCTCGCCAACCCTGACCTGCACCGTCAACTGA
- a CDS encoding sigma factor-like helix-turn-helix DNA-binding protein, with protein sequence MQRHVVTMRMLEKMTGAEVARELSLTPGHAAVLLHRAKAELQR encoded by the coding sequence GTGCAGCGTCACGTCGTCACGATGCGGATGCTGGAGAAGATGACCGGCGCGGAGGTGGCGCGCGAGCTCTCCCTCACGCCGGGCCACGCGGCCGTGCTGCTGCACCGGGCGAAAGCGGAGTTGCAGCGCTGA
- a CDS encoding alpha/beta fold hydrolase, with amino-acid sequence MAVSDFREAFIEGNPRLAIRDYGGSGSAVLLVHGIGRTLEDWRLLAPLLRDEHRVVALDLRLHGHSGEGGWSWDELVVDLERVCQHLALGRTAIIGQSLGGILAGVYAARHSDCPAAINIDGHGWLPPERFPGLPPNLAREQLAWMKDWMARQASALDTPMPEATFRAMLDAQKSLAEQLGVPVEVLVASTWRAAVHDAHGDYRLRPSGEALRTIQELTNETDLFAVYAQVTTPLLIFQLTAPIAPSAPDMPPWLHGFLDSFAEGLKREHQALVHHQPNIEVMFLEAPHLATLSHPAALASRILSFLARVAPSERLSPPPAG; translated from the coding sequence ATGGCGGTCTCCGACTTCCGTGAAGCGTTCATCGAGGGCAATCCCCGGCTCGCGATCCGGGATTACGGTGGCTCCGGGTCGGCGGTGCTGCTCGTCCACGGAATCGGACGGACGCTCGAGGACTGGCGCCTGCTCGCACCCCTGCTGCGCGATGAGCACCGCGTGGTCGCGCTGGACCTGCGCCTCCATGGCCACTCGGGCGAAGGGGGCTGGTCGTGGGACGAGCTCGTGGTGGACCTCGAGCGGGTGTGTCAGCACCTGGCCCTGGGCCGCACCGCAATCATCGGCCAATCCCTGGGCGGCATACTCGCGGGGGTGTACGCCGCCCGGCACTCCGACTGCCCGGCCGCCATCAACATCGACGGCCACGGGTGGCTGCCCCCCGAGCGCTTCCCCGGTCTTCCCCCCAACCTGGCGCGAGAGCAGCTCGCGTGGATGAAGGACTGGATGGCCAGGCAGGCGTCCGCCCTGGACACCCCTATGCCCGAAGCCACGTTCCGCGCGATGCTGGACGCGCAGAAATCCCTGGCGGAGCAGCTCGGGGTCCCGGTGGAAGTGCTGGTCGCGTCGACGTGGCGAGCGGCGGTGCACGATGCTCACGGCGACTACCGGCTGAGGCCCTCTGGAGAGGCCCTCCGGACCATCCAGGAGCTCACGAACGAGACAGATCTGTTCGCGGTCTACGCCCAGGTGACAACTCCCCTGCTCATCTTCCAGCTGACCGCGCCCATCGCGCCCTCGGCGCCCGACATGCCCCCCTGGTTGCACGGCTTCCTCGACAGTTTCGCGGAGGGGCTGAAGCGGGAGCACCAGGCGCTCGTCCATCACCAGCCAAACATCGAGGTCATGTTCCTCGAGGCCCCTCATCTGGCAACCCTCAGCCACCCGGCGGCCCTCGCGAGCCGCATCCTCTCGTTCCTGGCGCGAGTGGCTCCGAGCGAAAGGCTCAGCCCCCCACCGGCGGGGTGA
- the gcvP gene encoding aminomethyl-transferring glycine dehydrogenase produces the protein MSLNWKYQESFADRHIGPDEKELQGMLKTLGVGSVDELIDQTVPAAIRSKEPLKMAAAWSEHDALAVLESIAAKNQLFRSFIGMGYYDTQTPNVILRNILQNPGWYTQYTPYQAEIAQGRLEALLNYQTMVMDLTGMEVANASLLDEGTAAAEAMALALHTQGEGSGGAFFVSDTCHPQTLDVVRTRALPLGVEVVVGDHRTVDLSAKKYFGALVQYPATDGVVHDYRAFGEKVHAAGGLFIVATDLLALTMLTPPGELGADVAVGSAQRFGVPMGYGGPHAAFFATKNAYTRVMPGRIIGVSEDAQGNRALRMALQTREQHIRREKATSNICTAQVLLAIMAGMYAVYHGPRGLKSIAERVHGLTMLLARGLTKLGYGANYENVFDTLRVEAPPPHIRGILSAAEAKGMNFRRIDERAVGLSLDEATRPADVEAILSVFAGGKPLGFTLDELGKELQSTLPEGLRRTSPFLTHQVFNSYHSETEMLRYIRRLESRDLSLTHSMIPLGSCTMKLNATAEMIPVTWPQFGKLHPFAPSSQAAGYRVLFEQLEQMLASVTGFAGVSLQPNAGSQGELAGLLVIRAYQQHRGQGHRDVCLIPSSAHGTNPASAVMAGYKVVVVKCDENGNIDVADLRARADEHKANLACLMVTYPSTHGVFEEEIKEICAIVHERGGQVYMDGANLNAQVGLTKPAEIGADVCHINLHKTFCIPHGGGGPGMGPICVASHLTKFLPGHPVITTGGNEGIGAISSAPWGSASILVISWMYIAMMGGEGLTRATKTAILNANYIAERLQPHYPVLYRGKRGRVAHECIVDLRQLKKTAGVEVEDVAKRLMDYGFHAPTVSFPVAGTLMIEPTESESKAELDRLCDALIAIREEIREIEEGKAPRDNNVLKNAPHTARVITAPEWNRPYSREKAAFPAAWVVEHKFWPAVGRLNNVLGDRKLVCSCPPIEDYMSPEPSKAA, from the coding sequence GAGAAGGAACTGCAGGGGATGCTGAAGACCCTGGGCGTGGGCTCGGTCGACGAGCTCATCGACCAGACGGTGCCCGCTGCCATCCGCTCGAAGGAGCCGCTGAAGATGGCGGCGGCCTGGTCGGAGCACGACGCGCTCGCGGTGCTGGAGTCCATCGCGGCGAAGAACCAGCTGTTCCGGTCCTTCATCGGGATGGGCTACTACGACACCCAGACCCCGAACGTCATCCTGCGCAACATCCTGCAGAACCCGGGCTGGTACACCCAGTACACGCCCTACCAGGCGGAGATCGCCCAGGGCCGTCTGGAGGCGCTGCTCAACTACCAGACCATGGTGATGGACCTCACGGGCATGGAGGTGGCCAACGCCTCCCTGCTCGACGAGGGCACCGCGGCCGCCGAGGCCATGGCGCTGGCGCTGCACACCCAGGGTGAGGGGAGCGGAGGCGCCTTCTTCGTCTCGGACACCTGCCACCCGCAGACGCTCGACGTGGTCCGCACCCGCGCTCTTCCGCTGGGCGTGGAGGTGGTGGTGGGCGACCACCGCACGGTGGACCTGTCCGCGAAGAAGTACTTCGGCGCGCTGGTGCAGTACCCGGCCACCGATGGCGTGGTGCACGACTACCGCGCCTTCGGCGAGAAGGTGCACGCGGCCGGTGGCCTCTTCATCGTGGCCACGGATCTGCTGGCGCTCACGATGCTCACCCCGCCGGGTGAGCTCGGCGCGGACGTGGCGGTGGGCAGCGCCCAGCGCTTCGGCGTGCCCATGGGCTACGGCGGTCCGCACGCGGCCTTCTTCGCCACGAAGAACGCCTACACGCGCGTGATGCCGGGCCGCATCATCGGTGTGTCCGAGGACGCCCAGGGCAACCGCGCCCTGCGCATGGCGCTGCAGACGCGCGAGCAGCACATCCGCCGCGAGAAGGCCACGAGCAACATCTGCACCGCGCAGGTGCTGCTGGCCATCATGGCCGGCATGTACGCGGTGTACCACGGGCCCCGCGGCCTGAAGTCCATCGCCGAGCGTGTGCACGGGCTCACGATGCTGCTGGCGCGCGGCCTGACGAAGCTGGGCTACGGCGCCAACTACGAGAACGTGTTCGACACGCTCCGGGTCGAGGCTCCGCCGCCGCACATCCGGGGAATCCTCTCGGCCGCCGAGGCCAAGGGGATGAACTTCCGCCGCATCGACGAGCGGGCCGTCGGCCTGAGCCTCGACGAGGCCACGCGTCCGGCCGACGTGGAGGCCATCCTCTCCGTGTTCGCCGGCGGCAAGCCCCTGGGCTTCACGCTGGACGAGCTGGGCAAGGAGCTCCAGAGCACCCTGCCCGAGGGACTGCGGCGCACCAGCCCGTTCCTCACGCACCAGGTCTTCAACAGCTACCACTCCGAGACGGAGATGCTGCGGTACATCCGCCGCCTCGAGTCGCGTGATCTGTCGCTCACGCACTCGATGATTCCGCTCGGGTCGTGCACCATGAAGCTCAACGCCACCGCGGAGATGATCCCCGTGACGTGGCCGCAGTTCGGCAAGCTGCACCCGTTCGCGCCGAGCTCGCAGGCGGCGGGCTACCGCGTGCTCTTCGAGCAGCTCGAGCAGATGCTGGCGAGCGTGACGGGCTTCGCGGGCGTGTCGTTGCAGCCCAACGCGGGCAGCCAGGGTGAGCTGGCGGGCCTGCTCGTCATCCGCGCGTACCAGCAGCATCGCGGCCAGGGCCACCGCGACGTGTGCCTCATCCCGTCGTCGGCGCACGGCACCAACCCGGCCTCGGCGGTGATGGCGGGCTACAAGGTCGTCGTCGTCAAGTGCGACGAGAACGGCAACATCGACGTGGCCGACCTGCGCGCCAGGGCCGACGAGCACAAGGCGAACCTGGCCTGCTTGATGGTGACCTACCCGTCCACACACGGCGTGTTCGAGGAGGAGATCAAGGAGATCTGCGCCATCGTCCACGAGCGGGGCGGCCAGGTGTACATGGACGGGGCGAACCTCAACGCCCAGGTGGGGCTGACGAAGCCGGCGGAGATCGGCGCGGACGTCTGCCACATCAACCTGCACAAGACGTTCTGCATCCCGCACGGCGGTGGCGGCCCGGGCATGGGTCCCATCTGCGTGGCCAGCCACCTGACGAAGTTCCTGCCGGGTCACCCGGTGATCACCACGGGTGGCAACGAGGGCATCGGAGCGATCTCCTCGGCTCCGTGGGGCAGCGCCAGCATCCTGGTCATCTCGTGGATGTACATCGCGATGATGGGCGGGGAGGGGCTGACCCGGGCCACGAAGACGGCCATCCTCAACGCCAACTACATCGCCGAGCGGCTGCAGCCGCACTACCCGGTGCTCTACCGCGGCAAGCGGGGCAGGGTGGCGCACGAGTGCATCGTGGACCTGCGCCAGCTGAAGAAGACGGCGGGCGTCGAGGTGGAGGACGTGGCCAAGCGGTTGATGGACTACGGCTTCCACGCGCCGACGGTGTCGTTCCCCGTGGCGGGCACGCTGATGATCGAGCCCACGGAGAGCGAGTCGAAGGCGGAGCTGGATCGTCTGTGCGACGCGCTGATCGCCATCCGTGAGGAGATCCGCGAGATCGAGGAGGGCAAGGCGCCCAGGGACAACAACGTCCTGAAGAACGCGCCGCACACGGCCCGGGTGATCACCGCGCCGGAGTGGAACCGTCCGTACTCGCGCGAGAAGGCCGCCTTCCCGGCGGCGTGGGTGGTGGAGCACAAGTTCTGGCCGGCGGTGGGCCGGCTGAACAACGTGCTGGGCGATCGCAAGCTGGTGTGCTCGTGCCCGCCGATCGAGGACTACATGTCGCCGGAGCCGTCGAAGGCGGCGTAA